The Acidobacteriota bacterium region CCGTGAGGTCCCGGCGGGGCGGCGGCGAGAGGGCCAGATCGGGGGGCGCGTCGTGGCGGTAAAGGCGCTGCGGCCGCCCGGCGGCCACGTCGTCGACCACCCGGGGCCAGAGGCCCTCGGCGTCGCCCTGCACCACGACGTCGAAGTGCCCGAGGGTCTCGTCGGGGCAGAAGCTCGGGTGAAACCCGCCCGCCACGGTGGTCACCCCGCGCTTTCGGAATTCCCGGGCGATCTCGAAGGCCCGCGGGGCGTAGGCGGTCATGAAGGAGACCGCTGCCAGGTCGCACGGGGCGTCGAAGTCCAGGGGACGGACGTTCTCGTCCACCAGTTCCACGGCGTGTTCCGGGGGCGTCAGGGCCGCGACGGTGGTGAGGGGGAGGACGGAGAAGCGCAGCATGGCCCGGCGCGGGACGCTCCGCGAGTCCGGCGTGACCCGGTATGCCGGCGTGGCGGGCAGGATCAGCTTGATGTTCATGGTGACCTCCTGTCTTAAATTCATTTACTGAACAACATTCAGTCAAATGTCAAAAAAATCAACGCAGGGGCCCGGAACCCCGTTCTGCGTATTCTGCGTGTTCCGGGATTCCCTCGGGTTTTGACCACTGGACACGCAAAAACCAACTCCGGGTAAACGCTGGCATCCCCGCCCAAAGTCTTTTCCGCTCACAGAGGCTCGGAGGCACGGGGAAATGCAGTTGGTATTTCATTGGAAAAACTTGCATTATGGTTCTTCTCCGTGCCTCTGTGAGATCAAGATCCGGGCTTTTTCCGAGGGCATCAACGTTCACTTGACGAGCTCCTTGCTCCGGATCCTTCCGCGGCCTCGGCGGCCAGGGCGGTGACGAGCAGTTCCCGGGCCCGGTCCAGGACGCGTTTCCCGCCCGGGTCGGACCCGAAGTGGAAGATCACGCCCGAGAGCATGCTCCACACCGCCTCCAGGGTCTCGGGGAGCCGTTCCGGGGGGACCCCCAGGCCGGACAACGCCTCCCCGGCGATGGCCTTGCAGGCGGTCTCCACCTGCCGCACCCGGGCCACCGCCTCCCCGGGGAAGTTGCCCTCCCAGCCCCCGCTGCGCTCCCGCTGGACCAGGAAGAAGATGATGTCGTAGTACGCGGGGTACTCCCGGGCGAACCCCAGGAAGACGTCGAGGACGGCCAGGGCCCGGTTCCGGGGGCTGCCCCTGCGGCGGGCGGCCGCGGCGAGGCGCGCGTGCAGGATGGCGTAGCCCTCCAGCAGCAGTTCCACGTAGAGCGCCTCCTTCCCGGGGAAGTAGAGGTAGAGCGTCCCCGGCGCCAGTTCCGCCTCCCGGGCGATCCCGGGGATGGACGTCCCGGAAAATCCGTTCTCCCAGAACAGTTTCCGGGCGGCGTCCAGGATGTCCTTCCGGCGATTTTCCGCCTCCCGCTGCCGTCTTTCCTTCGTTCCCATGTAACACCTTTCAATCTCTGAATCAAATTCAGTATAACGCTGCAAACTCGACAATGCAAGAAATTTTTTTCGCCTTCGGGCGTCGATCGCCGCAGCGTCCTCACTCCGTGGGTGAAATGTTGGTAGCTTGGGGGGGCCACGTTTCCCCCGCCCCGCGCGCCGCCGGCCCGAGATGGCGCCCCGCTT contains the following coding sequences:
- a CDS encoding TetR/AcrR family transcriptional regulator — its product is MGTKERRQREAENRRKDILDAARKLFWENGFSGTSIPGIAREAELAPGTLYLYFPGKEALYVELLLEGYAILHARLAAAARRRGSPRNRALAVLDVFLGFAREYPAYYDIIFFLVQRERSGGWEGNFPGEAVARVRQVETACKAIAGEALSGLGVPPERLPETLEAVWSMLSGVIFHFGSDPGGKRVLDRARELLVTALAAEAAEGSGARSSSSER